A region from the Beduinella massiliensis genome encodes:
- a CDS encoding response regulator transcription factor — MFKLLIVDDDDIIRGSMARNVPWAQWGFEVAGLFEDGQNAIEFLEKNAVDAILTDVIMYEVSGIELSRYVRDHCPRTQVVILSGYREFEYVQEAMRYGVRNYVLKPIDLKELEAVFRQVGEELERRNKPDTANLPIIYFGEEAYAQIVELEDRAALAVASADENGLSLLNEKLRRSLDGAPANAQLYCLSNLLMKVYERINQAGISPVTVLPRENMVERMARMREETVLSEMLQLLMDLCVSVRVYRSTGSSVVDQAKRYIEEHLSDKITVDDIAHSVYLSSGYLSRAFRVQCGESLMDYVIRLRMRRAAALIAEGQHSIAQVALLSGYQDQAYFHRSFKKYTGCTVREYRARAQRHEGERP, encoded by the coding sequence GTGTTTAAGCTCTTGATCGTAGACGACGACGACATCATCCGGGGCAGCATGGCGCGCAACGTCCCATGGGCGCAGTGGGGGTTTGAAGTGGCGGGCCTGTTTGAGGACGGGCAAAACGCCATCGAATTTCTGGAAAAGAACGCGGTGGACGCGATTCTGACCGACGTCATCATGTACGAGGTCAGCGGAATCGAGCTGTCGCGCTACGTGCGCGACCACTGTCCGCGCACACAGGTGGTCATCCTGAGCGGTTACCGCGAGTTTGAATACGTTCAGGAGGCGATGCGTTACGGCGTGCGCAACTACGTGCTCAAGCCCATCGATTTAAAGGAGCTGGAGGCTGTATTCCGGCAGGTGGGCGAGGAGCTGGAACGGCGGAACAAGCCGGATACGGCGAACCTGCCCATCATCTACTTCGGAGAAGAGGCCTATGCGCAGATCGTCGAACTGGAGGACAGGGCGGCTCTGGCCGTTGCGTCCGCCGACGAGAATGGGCTCAGCCTGCTGAACGAAAAGCTGCGGCGCTCGCTGGACGGGGCGCCGGCCAACGCGCAGCTCTATTGCCTGTCCAACCTGCTGATGAAGGTGTACGAGCGCATCAACCAGGCGGGCATTTCCCCGGTCACGGTGCTGCCGCGGGAGAATATGGTCGAGCGCATGGCGCGCATGCGTGAGGAGACGGTTTTAAGCGAGATGCTCCAACTGCTTATGGACCTTTGCGTTTCCGTTCGCGTCTACCGCAGCACCGGCAGCAGCGTGGTGGATCAGGCGAAGCGATACATCGAGGAGCATTTGAGCGACAAGATCACGGTGGACGACATCGCGCACAGCGTGTACCTTTCCAGCGGATACCTGAGCCGGGCCTTTCGGGTGCAATGCGGGGAAAGCCTGATGGATTACGTCATCCGGCTTCGCATGCGGCGCGCGGCGGCGCTGATCGCCGAAGGACAGCACAGCATCGCGCAGGTCGCCCTGCTGAGCGGCTATCAGGACCAGGCCTACTTCCACCGGTCGTTCAAGAAATACACGGGGTGTACGGTGCGCGAATACCGCGCGAGAGCCCAGCGCCACGAGGGGGAGCGGCCGTGA
- a CDS encoding histidine kinase, protein MRRQQVPQGKWRLIDYLRNYRFNSIFLKNFGIITLLIILPLTVINYGYSFNAQRAMENEIIGIERQSLEKSADVMDAIFKEVYELAYSFASDVDTRLFMLQSESALRKSAETGGSWSRNTLVADLHERIRFFTTTYRYIDSIYLYAENSGLVLYSGDLVDVGDVRDNSWLGVYEQMSDESFRIESRRKNDSYPYFITFICPAKYLTGRLGGAVVINLNIEQLGAFINGNHFEEQQMYIADSEGHILYDNNYRRMETERLLPQPLMLLDDTTRIMELEDDTVVVASVPSQVQSLRYLSIRPMSYYESRRTEPLDFTLRMAIVSLVLSVAVTFIITLATFSPIRNLLSAVDRPIALERSMDKERQKDEVEHIKDILYATRSTNRRLTLELEERMDKLNNAQLRALQNQINPHFLYNTLDAVRWAAIDRFGGENEISDMIAPLAQLMRVSLECQSYLVLVREEIEHVKLYLRIFDIRYQGRVNVLWQIDPQILDRQIIKLSLQPLVENAIHHGLRPRRYRGTLLIEGSMEAGNVRISVTDDGVGMDEAHLEELNRHMQTQYLFDDRYVGLRNVNQRFKLIYGEAAGIRLSVPQQGGLCVTLLFPAQAGK, encoded by the coding sequence GTGAGAAGACAGCAGGTGCCGCAGGGAAAATGGCGGCTGATCGACTACCTGCGCAACTACCGGTTTAACAGCATTTTTCTCAAAAATTTCGGCATCATCACGCTGCTCATCATCCTGCCGCTGACGGTCATCAACTATGGCTATTCGTTCAACGCGCAGCGCGCGATGGAGAACGAGATCATCGGCATTGAGCGCCAATCGCTCGAAAAGAGCGCCGACGTGATGGACGCGATCTTCAAGGAGGTTTACGAGCTGGCCTACAGCTTCGCCTCGGACGTGGATACGCGCCTTTTTATGCTGCAAAGCGAAAGCGCGCTGCGAAAGAGCGCAGAGACGGGCGGCTCGTGGTCGCGGAACACCCTGGTGGCGGATCTGCACGAGCGCATCCGCTTTTTTACGACGACCTATCGTTATATCGATTCGATCTACCTTTACGCGGAAAACTCCGGGCTCGTGCTCTACAGCGGGGATCTGGTAGACGTGGGCGACGTTCGGGACAATTCGTGGCTTGGCGTGTACGAGCAGATGAGCGACGAGTCCTTCCGCATTGAATCGCGCCGCAAGAACGACTCCTACCCCTATTTCATCACGTTCATCTGTCCGGCCAAATATCTGACCGGACGCCTGGGCGGCGCGGTGGTCATCAACCTGAACATCGAGCAGCTCGGCGCGTTTATCAACGGAAATCACTTTGAAGAGCAGCAGATGTACATCGCGGACAGCGAGGGGCACATCCTGTACGACAACAATTACCGCCGGATGGAGACGGAGCGCCTCCTGCCGCAGCCGCTGATGCTACTGGACGATACGACGCGGATCATGGAGCTGGAGGACGATACGGTCGTGGTGGCCTCGGTGCCTTCGCAGGTGCAAAGCCTGCGCTACCTTTCGATTCGCCCGATGAGCTACTACGAAAGCCGGCGGACGGAGCCCCTGGATTTTACGCTTCGCATGGCGATCGTATCGCTGGTGCTGAGCGTTGCCGTGACCTTCATCATCACGCTGGCGACGTTTTCACCCATCCGAAACCTCCTGAGCGCGGTGGACAGGCCCATCGCCCTGGAGCGCTCCATGGACAAGGAGCGTCAAAAGGACGAGGTGGAGCACATCAAGGACATCCTCTACGCGACGCGCAGCACGAACAGACGCCTGACGCTGGAGCTGGAGGAACGCATGGACAAGCTGAACAACGCGCAGCTGCGCGCGCTGCAAAATCAGATCAACCCGCACTTCCTGTACAACACGCTGGACGCCGTGCGCTGGGCTGCGATCGACCGGTTTGGCGGTGAAAACGAGATTTCGGACATGATCGCGCCGCTGGCGCAGCTGATGCGCGTAAGCCTGGAATGCCAAAGCTATCTGGTGCTCGTGCGCGAGGAGATCGAGCACGTCAAGCTGTATTTACGGATTTTCGACATCCGCTATCAGGGCCGTGTCAACGTGCTCTGGCAGATCGATCCGCAGATTCTGGACAGGCAGATCATCAAGCTTTCCCTCCAACCGCTGGTGGAAAACGCCATTCATCACGGCCTGCGGCCCAGGCGCTACCGCGGCACGCTCCTGATCGAGGGTTCGATGGAGGCGGGGAACGTGCGCATTTCGGTGACGGACGACGGCGTGGGCATGGACGAAGCGCATCTGGAGGAGCTTAACCGCCACATGCAGACGCAGTACCTCTTCGACGACCGGTATGTCGGGCTTCGCAACGTCAACCAGCGCTTTAAGCTGATTTACGGCGAGGCGGCAGGGATCAGGCTTTCCGTCCCGCAGCAGGGCGGGCTTTGCGTGACGCTGCTCTTTCCCGCTCAGGCGGGAAAGTAG
- a CDS encoding ABC transporter permease: MNKTVEARAPGLKGAAQRSSPLRTLRRNGSLLALCLPAIVLYFLFNYVPMCGIVMAFEKFKYPTGMFHSQFIGLKNFEYLFKSVELWRIVRNTVGYNLIFMVLGPVINISVALLLFEVQNKRALKTYQTIMTFPNFMSWVIVGYITYAILNPSLGIMGQIFSAFGMERVDVYSSPGYWPFIIVLVNTWKGVGMGSMLYFASLMGIDTSLYEAAIIDGASRWQQTRYISIPHLVPLVCIMTIMAMGGIFSGDFGLFYQIPRDVAVLYETTDVVNTYVYRGLKNANFGASSAIGLIQSVVGLIFVGGTNYIIAKVSPDNAMF, encoded by the coding sequence GTGAATAAGACGGTAGAAGCACGGGCACCCGGCCTGAAAGGCGCGGCACAAAGGAGCTCTCCGCTCAGAACGCTGCGCAGGAACGGCAGCCTGCTCGCGCTTTGCCTTCCGGCAATCGTGCTTTATTTTTTGTTCAACTATGTGCCGATGTGCGGCATCGTCATGGCGTTTGAAAAGTTTAAATACCCGACGGGCATGTTTCACAGCCAGTTCATCGGGCTGAAGAACTTCGAGTACCTCTTCAAGTCGGTCGAGCTGTGGCGCATCGTTCGCAACACGGTAGGCTACAACCTCATTTTTATGGTGCTGGGGCCGGTCATCAACATATCGGTTGCGCTGCTGCTGTTCGAGGTTCAGAACAAACGGGCGCTCAAGACGTATCAGACGATCATGACGTTCCCCAACTTCATGTCCTGGGTCATCGTTGGTTATATCACCTATGCGATTCTCAATCCCTCGCTGGGCATCATGGGCCAGATTTTTTCCGCATTTGGCATGGAGCGGGTGGACGTCTACAGCAGCCCCGGGTACTGGCCGTTCATCATCGTGCTGGTGAACACCTGGAAGGGGGTCGGCATGGGGTCTATGCTCTACTTCGCCTCCCTGATGGGCATCGACACCTCTCTTTACGAGGCGGCGATCATCGACGGCGCAAGCCGGTGGCAGCAGACGCGCTATATTTCCATTCCGCACCTGGTTCCGCTGGTGTGTATCATGACGATCATGGCGATGGGCGGCATCTTCAGCGGAGACTTTGGACTGTTTTACCAGATCCCCCGCGACGTTGCCGTGCTGTATGAGACGACGGACGTCGTGAACACCTACGTATACCGCGGGCTGAAAAATGCCAACTTTGGGGCGAGCTCGGCGATCGGGCTGATTCAATCGGTCGTGGGGCTGATCTTTGTGGGCGGCACGAATTACATCATCGCCAAGGTTTCGCCCGACAACGCGATGTTTTGA
- a CDS encoding carbohydrate ABC transporter permease, whose product MLNRKMFQKGQRHKLLIHLFFIVACLTFVLPMIMVVSISLSSEDAVTAANAGYSLFPRGFTLDAYKMAFGNSGSIQRAYGVTAAQAILGTLLSCIVAGMVAYPLSRSNFAYRKPITFYIFFTMLFSGGMIPTYIIYTRWYGLGDSFWVYILPNITGGAWNTLVIRTFFKNLPESLFESAKIDGAKELRIFFQIALPLSTPVFATVGFMTLVAKWNDWNTSLIYIYNPELYTLQYLLQKVLNEAQFLRSMTANNMVGIDFSKFKQPTETLRYALCVIAAGPMLLVFPFFQKYFSQGLTVGAVKG is encoded by the coding sequence ATGCTGAATCGGAAGATGTTCCAGAAAGGGCAGCGCCACAAGCTGCTGATTCATCTGTTCTTTATCGTGGCTTGCCTTACGTTCGTTTTGCCGATGATTATGGTCGTGTCCATCTCCCTTTCCAGCGAGGACGCGGTGACCGCCGCCAACGCGGGATACAGCCTGTTCCCGCGCGGATTTACGCTGGATGCGTACAAGATGGCGTTCGGCAACTCCGGCTCCATCCAGCGGGCCTACGGCGTGACGGCGGCGCAGGCGATTCTGGGCACGCTGCTCTCCTGCATCGTCGCGGGCATGGTGGCCTATCCGCTCTCGCGCAGCAATTTTGCATACAGAAAACCGATCACGTTTTACATCTTTTTCACGATGCTCTTTTCCGGCGGAATGATCCCGACCTACATCATCTATACCCGCTGGTACGGCCTGGGAGACAGCTTCTGGGTTTACATCCTGCCCAACATCACGGGCGGCGCGTGGAATACGCTGGTCATCCGCACGTTCTTCAAAAACCTGCCGGAATCGCTCTTTGAATCCGCCAAGATCGATGGGGCAAAGGAGCTGCGCATCTTCTTCCAGATCGCCCTCCCGCTGTCCACGCCGGTATTTGCGACCGTGGGCTTCATGACGCTGGTGGCCAAGTGGAACGACTGGAACACGTCGCTGATCTACATCTACAATCCAGAGCTTTACACCCTGCAATACCTGCTGCAGAAGGTGCTCAACGAAGCGCAGTTCCTGCGCAGCATGACGGCGAACAACATGGTCGGCATCGACTTTTCAAAGTTCAAGCAGCCCACGGAAACGCTGCGCTATGCGCTGTGCGTAATTGCGGCCGGACCGATGCTGCTGGTTTTCCCCTTCTTTCAGAAGTATTTTTCGCAGGGGCTCACCGTGGGGGCCGTAAAGGGATGA
- a CDS encoding ABC transporter substrate-binding protein codes for MKKKLVALLLSALMLLSCLPASLAEGAVSENLEPVTLEYWIMGPGKQKDSDRVWEKFNEMLQEYLPNTTVNFTIVPDNEYYDRWSRAMAAGEQIDLAWIGWFHNIPSEASMGSIQPMDDLLDKYGQDVKAFYGDDILNMHRVYDGRLYAIPVWQGLVGGRYAMRFPKELADLAGENWVDEFQQVMYDNCKTMDVDAKAKVYDKLEEYFKACKDAGRIGMGYNMQQGLYSYYDKQGSVLVGPYAYVERGDDTFTVKPLLTSDVVKLNCEYMADWYQKGYIRPDIASVENIEADFRRDGLSGYITNGSDGLIDIAKHATAESGFDVVAAYTNPDAEFSLGFSTATCIPYTSKNPERAVMLMNLLVSDAGRDLYRLLVYGFEGEHWNYTEAGDGTIETTGGLGQSTGDWNYGLWKWTFGTCTNALYTTTDIVGEYEDKKELEKNAYVNPLISFSFDADAVETEEANIRAIETEYLGLNKPAMLFRGYLGAEWEQGWNELQQKLELADYDAYIAEVQRQVTEYVEANGVKW; via the coding sequence ATGAAGAAAAAGCTGGTTGCCCTGTTGCTCTCGGCGCTTATGCTGCTCAGCTGCCTGCCCGCGTCGCTCGCGGAAGGCGCCGTCAGCGAGAACCTCGAGCCGGTCACGCTCGAGTACTGGATCATGGGCCCGGGAAAGCAGAAGGATTCCGACCGCGTGTGGGAAAAGTTCAACGAGATGCTGCAGGAGTACCTGCCGAACACCACGGTGAACTTCACCATCGTTCCGGACAACGAGTATTACGACCGCTGGTCGCGCGCGATGGCCGCGGGCGAGCAGATCGATCTGGCCTGGATCGGCTGGTTCCATAACATCCCCAGCGAGGCGAGCATGGGCTCCATCCAGCCGATGGATGACCTGCTCGACAAGTACGGACAGGACGTCAAGGCGTTCTATGGCGACGACATCCTGAACATGCACCGCGTGTATGACGGACGCCTGTACGCGATCCCGGTGTGGCAGGGCCTCGTCGGCGGGCGCTATGCGATGCGCTTCCCCAAAGAGCTCGCGGATCTTGCGGGCGAAAACTGGGTGGACGAATTCCAGCAGGTCATGTACGACAACTGCAAGACCATGGACGTCGACGCGAAGGCGAAGGTCTACGACAAGCTGGAGGAGTACTTTAAGGCCTGCAAGGACGCGGGACGCATCGGCATGGGCTATAACATGCAGCAGGGCCTGTATTCCTATTACGACAAGCAGGGCAGCGTGCTCGTCGGCCCGTATGCCTACGTGGAACGCGGAGACGACACGTTCACGGTCAAGCCCCTGCTGACGAGCGACGTCGTCAAGCTCAACTGCGAGTACATGGCCGACTGGTACCAGAAGGGCTACATCCGCCCGGACATCGCGAGCGTGGAAAACATCGAAGCGGACTTCCGCCGCGACGGACTGAGCGGCTACATCACCAACGGCTCGGACGGCCTGATCGACATCGCCAAGCATGCGACGGCGGAAAGCGGCTTTGACGTCGTGGCCGCCTATACCAATCCGGATGCGGAGTTCAGCCTGGGCTTCTCGACGGCGACCTGCATCCCCTATACCTCCAAGAACCCGGAGCGCGCGGTCATGCTGATGAACCTGCTGGTATCCGACGCGGGACGCGACCTGTACCGCCTGCTGGTTTACGGCTTTGAGGGCGAGCACTGGAACTACACCGAAGCGGGCGACGGCACCATTGAGACGACGGGCGGCCTCGGCCAGTCCACGGGCGATTGGAACTACGGCCTGTGGAAGTGGACGTTCGGCACCTGCACGAACGCCCTGTACACGACGACGGACATCGTCGGCGAGTACGAGGACAAAAAGGAACTGGAAAAGAATGCGTACGTCAATCCGCTGATTTCCTTCAGCTTTGACGCGGACGCCGTGGAGACGGAAGAGGCCAATATCCGCGCGATTGAGACGGAATACCTCGGCCTGAATAAGCCGGCCATGCTGTTCAGAGGCTATCTGGGCGCCGAATGGGAGCAGGGCTGGAACGAGCTGCAGCAGAAGCTGGAGCTGGCGGATTACGACGCCTACATTGCAGAGGTGCAGCGCCAGGTGACGGAATACGTCGAGGCGAACGGCGTGAAGTGGTAA
- a CDS encoding alpha/beta hydrolase fold domain-containing protein, which yields METIECENGAGQPMRLLARRTQGSAPRPAILWIHGGGWRHGSASDYQLHMERTALFGAHAFAVPYRLQTDRVQVRDCLADCRAAVRFLHSHGQELGVSRIVVTGESAGGHLACCLGTPRIVPDALERADCVVNVNGVTDMTRVFKEHLCEPDRSSAARWVEQQAAAEALSPLFNVEPGCAPTLHVQGLEDTVVEPEMTWRYHRALQNAGVQSEILLLPGLRHAFLVPDYERPNEDVRASVDGLLERLAQLGWIEDDPANAKMEAAECE from the coding sequence ATGGAGACGATCGAGTGTGAAAACGGAGCCGGGCAGCCCATGCGGCTGCTCGCGAGGCGCACGCAGGGGAGCGCGCCGCGGCCGGCGATCCTTTGGATTCATGGGGGAGGCTGGCGGCACGGCAGCGCATCTGACTATCAGCTTCACATGGAGCGCACGGCGCTTTTCGGCGCGCATGCCTTTGCCGTTCCATACAGGCTGCAAACCGATCGGGTTCAGGTGCGCGATTGCCTGGCCGACTGCCGCGCGGCGGTTCGCTTCCTGCACTCGCATGGGCAGGAGCTGGGCGTCTCCCGCATCGTCGTGACGGGCGAGTCAGCCGGCGGGCACCTGGCCTGCTGCCTGGGCACGCCACGCATCGTGCCGGACGCATTGGAGAGAGCGGACTGCGTGGTGAACGTCAACGGAGTGACCGACATGACGCGCGTATTCAAGGAGCACCTGTGCGAGCCGGATCGTTCGAGCGCGGCGCGCTGGGTGGAGCAGCAGGCTGCGGCGGAGGCGCTGTCGCCGCTGTTCAACGTGGAGCCTGGGTGCGCGCCCACGCTGCACGTGCAGGGGCTGGAGGATACGGTGGTCGAACCGGAAATGACCTGGCGCTATCACCGGGCGCTGCAAAATGCCGGCGTGCAGAGCGAAATTCTACTGCTGCCGGGCCTTCGCCACGCGTTTCTCGTGCCGGACTACGAGCGCCCGAACGAGGACGTGCGCGCGTCGGTAGATGGCCTATTGGAACGGCTTGCGCAGCTTGGCTGGATTGAAGATGACCCTGCAAACGCGAAAATGGAGGCGGCGGAATGCGAATAG
- a CDS encoding amidohydrolase family protein — protein sequence MRIDAHVHLYDPMRLSLAWPPKGDVFYRRFEMPEFLEATRETPVDGAIVVACSSETELMDDLAARYRNEEKILALIGQVEDGENGFKAYYGRYTAEAKFRGLRIPARTKVTPALMESVRAMASGRARVLEVLGDWDDMEHLKPLIEAAPGVNFVLEHFAGASLPDAPSPGYRRFLNEVAAYKNVYMKLSALMTRSREAPVPLRASAYEPLIAEALGAFGTKRCLFGSDWPVMSVCCDYRWAVDLTEEILQKVGEEALEDVMARNAARIYGIE from the coding sequence ATGCGAATAGATGCGCACGTGCACCTGTATGACCCCATGCGGCTGAGCCTCGCTTGGCCGCCCAAGGGAGATGTCTTTTACCGGCGCTTTGAAATGCCGGAGTTTTTGGAGGCTACCCGGGAGACGCCTGTAGACGGCGCGATCGTCGTCGCGTGCTCCTCCGAGACAGAGCTGATGGACGACCTTGCGGCTCGTTACCGGAACGAGGAGAAAATCCTTGCGCTGATCGGGCAGGTGGAAGACGGCGAAAACGGCTTTAAGGCCTATTACGGGCGATACACAGCGGAAGCGAAATTTCGCGGCCTTCGCATTCCTGCGCGCACGAAGGTCACGCCCGCGCTCATGGAAAGCGTGCGGGCCATGGCGTCGGGACGCGCCCGTGTGCTGGAGGTGCTGGGCGACTGGGACGATATGGAGCATTTAAAGCCCCTGATAGAGGCTGCGCCCGGCGTGAACTTCGTGCTCGAGCACTTTGCGGGAGCTTCGCTGCCGGACGCGCCGTCGCCGGGCTACCGCCGCTTCCTAAATGAAGTGGCCGCGTATAAAAACGTGTACATGAAGCTTTCCGCCCTCATGACGCGAAGCCGGGAAGCGCCGGTTCCGCTGCGCGCGAGCGCTTATGAACCGCTGATCGCGGAGGCGCTGGGTGCGTTTGGAACGAAGCGCTGCCTGTTTGGCTCGGACTGGCCCGTGATGTCGGTATGCTGCGATTACCGCTGGGCGGTCGATTTGACGGAGGAAATCCTTCAAAAGGTTGGAGAAGAAGCGCTGGAAGACGTGATGGCGCGAAACGCTGCCCGGATATACGGGATCGAATAA
- a CDS encoding sugar phosphate isomerase/epimerase family protein: MMMNVGICIEHTESGMREKFHDAAAKGFAHCQLISWALGLWTEEEAERIREYASESGVAITAFWCGWAGPRIWNFTDGPETLGLVPAAYRFARMQNLMDGADFAKRLGVKDVVSHMGFIPESPNDPNYAGFVSAIRAVARHLKGNGQNLLFETGQETPVTMLRCFEDVGTGNLYVNLDPANLILYGKANPVDALCVFGSYVRGVHAKDGLYPVNGRELGTEVKIGTGRVDFPALVRSLDELGYEGSLTIEREIEGEEQIRDILEAKEYLSGLIAAL, translated from the coding sequence ATGATGATGAACGTGGGCATTTGCATCGAGCACACGGAAAGCGGCATGCGGGAAAAATTTCACGACGCGGCGGCGAAGGGATTTGCGCATTGCCAGCTGATCAGCTGGGCGCTGGGGCTGTGGACGGAGGAAGAAGCGGAGCGCATCCGTGAATACGCGAGCGAGAGCGGTGTCGCGATAACGGCCTTCTGGTGCGGCTGGGCGGGCCCGCGGATCTGGAACTTCACGGACGGACCGGAGACGCTGGGGCTGGTGCCGGCGGCGTATCGCTTTGCGCGCATGCAGAACCTGATGGACGGGGCGGACTTTGCCAAGCGTCTGGGTGTGAAGGACGTGGTGAGCCACATGGGGTTCATTCCGGAATCGCCGAATGACCCGAACTACGCGGGGTTCGTGTCGGCGATACGCGCGGTAGCGAGGCACCTGAAGGGGAACGGGCAGAACCTGCTGTTCGAGACGGGGCAGGAGACGCCGGTGACGATGCTGCGCTGCTTTGAGGACGTGGGGACGGGGAACCTGTACGTGAACCTGGACCCGGCGAACCTGATCCTCTACGGCAAGGCGAACCCGGTGGACGCGCTGTGCGTGTTCGGGAGCTACGTGCGCGGGGTACACGCGAAGGACGGGCTGTACCCGGTGAACGGGCGGGAGCTGGGCACGGAGGTCAAGATCGGCACGGGCAGGGTAGACTTTCCCGCGCTCGTGCGGTCGCTGGACGAGCTGGGGTACGAGGGAAGCCTGACCATCGAGCGGGAGATCGAGGGAGAGGAACAGATTCGCGACATACTGGAGGCGAAGGAATACCTGAGCGGCCTGATCGCCGCGCTGTAA
- a CDS encoding Gfo/Idh/MocA family oxidoreductase — translation MLKVGIVGTGGISQSHLTGWAAVPEAKLAAACDIRAEQVDPVGEKYGCRVYYDLDEMLKGEELDVLDICLPTYLHADAAVKAIGRGINVLTEKPVSLRRADVRRVYGAAREKGVCVMVAQVLRFWPEYERLKEAADSGEYGRLLSGSMTRLGNTPKWSWDDWMKDPERSGLVPFDLHIHDLDFMIYAFGTPESVACSRAGNERQDYLNVIYRYPGFFINAEAAWYDCDYAFTAGYRFQFEKAVMEFKAGTLTIYHQDGRVETCAQEEDAAENGINLPRSNAYYNEIRYFADCVLAGRDCDRVRPEELEAVLDTIEKL, via the coding sequence ATGCTGAAGGTTGGAATCGTGGGAACGGGCGGCATCAGCCAGTCGCACCTGACGGGATGGGCCGCTGTTCCGGAGGCGAAGCTCGCGGCGGCGTGCGACATCAGGGCGGAGCAGGTCGATCCGGTGGGGGAGAAGTACGGCTGCCGGGTGTATTACGACCTGGACGAGATGCTGAAGGGCGAGGAACTGGACGTGCTGGACATCTGCCTGCCGACGTACCTGCACGCGGACGCGGCGGTGAAGGCGATCGGGCGGGGGATCAACGTGCTGACGGAAAAGCCGGTTTCGCTGCGGCGAGCGGACGTGCGGCGCGTGTACGGCGCGGCGCGGGAGAAGGGCGTGTGCGTGATGGTGGCGCAGGTGCTGCGGTTCTGGCCGGAGTACGAGCGGCTGAAGGAAGCGGCGGATAGCGGCGAGTATGGCAGACTGCTCAGCGGCAGCATGACGCGGCTGGGCAACACGCCGAAGTGGAGCTGGGACGACTGGATGAAGGATCCGGAGCGCAGCGGACTGGTGCCGTTCGACCTGCACATCCACGACCTGGACTTCATGATCTACGCGTTCGGGACGCCGGAGAGCGTCGCGTGCAGCCGCGCAGGGAACGAGCGCCAGGACTACCTGAACGTGATCTACCGGTACCCGGGGTTCTTCATAAACGCGGAGGCGGCGTGGTACGACTGCGACTACGCGTTCACGGCGGGGTACCGCTTCCAGTTTGAGAAGGCGGTGATGGAGTTCAAGGCGGGAACGCTGACGATTTACCATCAGGACGGGCGCGTGGAGACGTGCGCGCAGGAAGAGGACGCGGCGGAGAACGGCATCAACCTGCCGCGCAGCAACGCGTACTACAACGAGATTCGTTACTTTGCGGACTGTGTGCTCGCGGGCAGGGACTGCGACCGGGTGCGCCCGGAAGAGCTGGAGGCCGTGCTCGACACCATCGAAAAGCTGTAA
- a CDS encoding RNA polymerase sigma factor — MEDNELALFRRAAAGDVNAQEALFAGRIDGLTRLAYLITRDHSAAQDVVQDALIASIRHLDSLREAQRFDAWLSRIVVNHARTYCRKAGRSVPMEDLSLLPRVEENGAAIPSPEESILRNEQARRLAEMISRLPEKHRLPVLLMYYQGMSEREIASALALPSTTIKSRLHAARKRLRTMIEREEKYGRLQ; from the coding sequence ATGGAGGACAACGAACTTGCGCTGTTCAGGCGCGCGGCGGCGGGCGACGTGAACGCTCAGGAGGCGCTGTTCGCCGGGCGCATCGACGGCCTGACGCGGCTGGCCTATCTCATCACGCGCGACCACTCCGCGGCGCAGGACGTCGTGCAGGACGCGCTCATCGCCTCCATCCGCCATCTGGATTCCCTGCGAGAGGCGCAGCGCTTCGACGCCTGGCTTTCCCGCATCGTCGTCAACCACGCGCGCACCTACTGCCGCAAGGCAGGGCGCAGCGTGCCGATGGAGGACCTGTCCCTTCTGCCGCGGGTGGAAGAGAACGGGGCCGCGATCCCCTCGCCGGAGGAGTCGATTTTACGGAACGAGCAGGCGCGGCGTCTGGCGGAGATGATCAGCCGCCTGCCGGAGAAGCATCGTCTGCCCGTGCTGCTGATGTACTACCAGGGCATGAGCGAGCGGGAAATCGCGAGCGCTCTCGCCCTGCCCTCCACGACGATTAAATCCCGTCTGCACGCCGCGCGCAAGCGGCTGCGCACGATGATTGAAAGAGAGGAAAAGTATGGAAGACTTCAATGA